The genomic stretch GGTGGCGGGACTAAAGCAGCATCAAGAGGGACTTCAGGGTCAGCCAGCACAACGCCTAACATTAAAAAGGACAACAAAAAAGAGAAGGCACCTCGGAAATGCTGATTTGCTGCATCCAAGATGATGAAACAAAGAGTCCCGTTGTATATTTGGACGTCATTGTCATGTCGTGTGTCAATTTTTGAACTGTTTTGTAGTGACGGGTCACCTCTCTCACCCTGTAGTTTCAGCATGCGATACGCCTCAATGATCTTTGCTTCGTCGGGTAGAGACACTGtccagctgtgcagcatagTTATCACTTTAAGCTTCACTCTCTCTGATACTTTATCACCTAGATACTAAACAACAACAGATGTAAGCCAAACCTCCAGTGACACTAAACACCGATTCACGCATCCATTCATATCGCACAGAAATCCAAGCAGCTTTTAAACACGGGGTGAATGAATCAGGTCGCGTACTTTGGGTGAAATGACTTTAACCAACTCGTTTAGAAACCTAAATTTCCCAACTTCATTGTGAAATCGTCTCCCACAGTTCTTCATGCAAGCCTCAAGaacctgcaaagacaaagagcgCGCATGAATGCATCATTAgtttggtgctatgcagaatgtTCTAATATAATAAGGCAGTAAAAACAGGAGGGCAATACATACTGTTAATGATTGTAAAGCCTCCCATTCCTggggactctggattttgtgaACTAAAAGTTTAGCAGATATTTGGGGGCtgaaaaataaacccaaagaattcagaaaatacaaaatcaatGACCTAGAAGTAACCAAAACCAAATCTTCCTCCACAACACAACCTTTAACACAATACGCCACATTATGAGTGGAACTTAAGCAAGAATGCATGAATTGAAACAATGTGACCGTACCCTTCCAGCTCCTTATTGACCTGGTCACAGAATCCCATGATATACTCCCAATCCTCCTGTCTGTTGGAAGGGTTGGTGGCTCTGTCTGTAAGATTGAGACATGATCTACATATCTGCACACAGACAGCTCTGCTCGTCCTCGCCAGGCAACAACACAGGCCTCAGCTTCATCGTTTTTCCACACTTTTTTCTGTGATGAATCGACTTGTTAAACTGCCCCGTTTGGTTTTGCTGCTGCAATTCCTGCAGCAAACTGCACAAAACGCAGCTGACGCCTCAAGCGTTTACACCAGAAGTCCAGAAAGAATCCGCACTAAATAATACCCAGGATGAGGGGTTTTACAATCAATATGGTTTTTAGGTTTTTGTGCACATTTCAGGCCCATCAGACTAAGCTCGCACAAAAACATCTGAAGTGATTatttacaaagaaaagaaaaataatttcaCTTACAAGCAGCTGTCTGCGAATATTGAACGAAAGTTCAAAGTCTGATTAACGAAGGACAGTTTTATTTTCGCCATATTTTTTTAGTGGTATCAAGACAAGCTGTTGATAACAAACACTTTTTATCACTAAACTTCGGAGGGGAAATTAAGCGTAACTTACTGAGCCAGGACTCCAGCGACTCTCCATCATCCGCCATTTTGCGGCTGTACGTGAACGCAACGCGTGACTCCTGATGCCTTCCATGACCGTCGGATAAAACGTGTCAACGCTCCAACTTGGAGGAcaaatatttctttctttctttctttgaactCAATAAAAAATATGTTACagagttttaataaaaatgacagcCAATTAGTATTTGTCTATTCTGATTACTGCCAGTGTTCTGGTCAAAACTTGAGCATGTTACAAATGCTTTTGTTATAATGTTTCCTTTCAGTATGTGTGATTCTAATTAGGAATTGACATTTTTCCACTCGTTTGATGGTTTATTAGTCCAATATAGAGAAATGAATCAGTTAGTTCGCCAAAAATTGCCACCCAGATCCAGATACAGCAAAACAGAATAATTCATACATGTTACACATTCAACAGGCAGCACTGAAAAGAGCAGCAAAAATAGACAGAAGTGGTTGAAAATttgattaaaatttaaaaagtagcGTTCAAAACCCCAACTGGCTGCAGGGTATTTGCTGACACTAATCATCTAGGAGAAATACACTTCATTACCACCTTcatctctcctctttccccccctctggtACATGATGTCTCAACTCACACAGCCTTTCCAATGACTTAATATTCAGTGGACTTCACATAGGTGCGGGGAAAGTCTCCGACTTTTCCGTTGCATGATCCTTTCCACCAGTCAGCGTGTGACTTCTCCAGGACCACGATGCAATCTCCAGCTTTGAAACTGAGCTCATTAGCCTCCTTTCCATCAAAGTCAAACACCGCCGTGCACTTTATGGACAAAACAAAATCATAGTTACTTAAAAACGTGGATTTCACATGGAATAAATGTTGATGTGCACCTCGCATTGGTgcgggtgtgtggtgtgtgtttctgagtcTGACCATATCTGGGAGACAGAGGAAGATTTTTTCAGTCCGACTGATCGAACTCTTTTGGTGATAGTTCACCAACAAGTTTAGGGAGTTGAATTTTACAACCCAAAGGAAGTACTTTCCTGCGCCATCGCGCAACACCTTAAAATGTTGGACACCATTTTTAAACCTGagttggacaaaaaaaaaagacaaaaatcaatgATTGTTGAAAGATGAAGGAAATGATCATTACTAGAGATTAGATAATTTTTAAGCCATTGGAACCAGTTTCATACACTGTTGCTTTTAACTGCCAACAGTTCCCCGGTAATATTTGCAGTATTTCCCCACGACTGTGGTCATGGACTGCACGTCTATCACACGTCTATCGTTTGTAGCCTCCCTGTCTTTTAAAATAACAGGCAGGAGTTGTGTCTCAGTTGTTGAGTAACACATCTCTAAaacaacccctcccccccagacTGGAGTTACAGGACTGACTCCATTGTGATGGTTTAAATGTTGAGTtactattatttttattatagtGTATTATGATGGAGATGTAAATCCAGGAGTGACCTGACAGAAAGGACAAAATCCCCAGAAGTGCCCTGACTCTCCCGCATGATGAACCCGCCCTCCGGGTACAGATGCAGCAATCGCTCGGCTTCGTCCTTGGTCACATCTGGGCTGAACCATCTGTAAAAAGCCCCGTCACTGATTGTCACTTGAGTAATAAACCTCATCAACTTGGAGCAGCATCTGGTCTCAGCTGATCTGGCTTCAATAATAACAGGActccaaataataaaaaaacacacacatacaagaaTTTGCAGGAAAAGCaatgaatatataatattccaAGAACAAATGTTCCCATTTGGGGTCAGCGTGTTCACATTGTTGATTTTTGCTGAACAGAAATCTGTCTGTCATTACAAATCGAAACATTAGTGACTTACGGTGCAGGTAACATCTTTACATAGTTGTTTGGAACCAGgccctctcttccctcttgcTCTGCCCTGTGCCAGTGGGGGCCTTTTTTCAAGATCTGCAGAGAGGGAAGGGTAACACATACAATAACGCCCAGTTTTAAGCACTTATAAACACTAGGGTGGACTAAATAGCTGGAGTTTGTTGTAGTTTTAAGCTGCTTCTCCTATGCAACAGTGTTCTAAATCTGTCCTTCAGCTGTCAGTGGTGATGTCCTCTCAACCCACGTGTTCTGCAGGTATCTAGATGATCATTATGGACATTAGTTCTTCCTGTTATGGATGCAGCCAAACAGTAACATTTGCAATTAAGGcgtctttgttttcttcacttttcgGTTGTCGTTCGAGGGGCTTAATGGAAGCCGAGCTTGTAATAGTTTATTTTAGTGACTGGCGTGAGGCAATCTCAGAAGAGTTAATGGGATGGCGGTGGGCAACACCGTCGTGCTGATAACAAGCTCAGCTTCCCTGCTGATGTTGCTCATCCACTCTTTTTCAGTACTTTGATTTGGTCTCTAATTTAAAAGAGGTGAATGTCCCCTATTCCCTATTCctgaaagacaaacaacatGCAGAAATCTCTCCAGAATTTCCAACTTAAACTGCCGCATATCTGGCTCGTCACGCTAATTGCAGAAGGCGGCAGACTTAATTATTATTCCGTCATCGTCGCTTCTGCCCATGGAGTGGACCAGCAGGTTCTCCCTGTTCAGCCCCTCATTGCCAACAGGCAATTCTTTTCCTGACCTTTTGGGGTCAAGGGGCAGGGTGCCTATCCCTGAGTGAGTCGTTGTGCATTTTTGGGTTCGGTAGGAACCTCAAAAGATACCTGAGCAGTACCCTACTACAAAAACACCTCCCAAGTTATTATGGGCTTGAATccccctcatctcctccagacCGCCGCCCATGAACACCTAATTATGTAAAAACGGAACAGAGCACAAATTCCAAAATCTCATCGCAAATTGAATCAAATTTAATTGCAGCAGCTCAAATATTGTGTCTTTCTTTTATTCCACGCACCTATTATCTTTTTCAAATCCAGAAGGTTACCGAGGCCAAAATCATCCCAGCATATTTGTGCTCAGATAGTCAACTATGATTCTGGTCGGGGGATGCGAAAGATAACCAACATGAACACAACATGGTCACAGAAAATGGAATAATTTAAACAGCATCTTAAGTCAAATGAGGTTATAGCGTACGTGAGAACAGCGTACCTTGACGATGGAGCCTTTCTCAAAGCTCAGCTCATCCTCAGATGTTGCTGTGAAATCGTGGAGGGCATTAGCTTCCATGGAGACAACACCTGTATctacaaacaacacacacaaatgagtgGAACTCCGACGCCTGCGGTGCAGAAGTCTGTGCAGAACCTCGTCTCAACCCACTAGAAGGTTGTGCTTTCAGACTGAATGTAGAGGAGGAAACCTGTGTCAAGAGCTGGCCAggattattgtgtgtgtgtgtgtgtgtgtgtgtgtgtgtgtgtgtgtgtgtgtgtgtgtgtgtggtgtgtgtgtgtgtgtgtgtgtgtgtgtgtgtgtgaggacatttttgggaagtgaggaccaCTTGAGAAGCCTGCCTTAAGGTTTTAAGGGTGAGGGAAGTTTGGGGTTTAGGTTCGGGTCAGAGGTCCAGTTGtgatgggtagggttagggaaaGGTGCTGGAGAGTGTGTTATCTCACAGAGATAGCAGTCAAAGGATATGTGTGTGAATACCTTCGGGCGATCCAAGAGAGTTTTTACAAAAGATTACCGTAAACAGATAAGGAGCCAAACAGGTCGGGCCTGTTTGGCTCATTTACTGGAGGTATCTGAGTGTGATTATAGATCTCTGTGTAAATGTATGCTCAACAAAACCCAAGAGGATATCTGGAGAAATCCagctgaggagaaaatgaaTCCAGTCAGTCAGACTGGCTGACAACCTCTGATCAGATAGAGCTGGACTATTCTTCTTTACCCTTTGAGGCTCACAGGGTGGGTGCTGGGTTCCATCCTTCCATGATCTGTGCGCACCAGAGACAGAACCCTCTGCTATTTATCTCAAGCCTCTCGCACTCACACCGTGTTTCCTCTGAGCTAGTGTCAGAGGTTCTTTGCTGCTGGTGCCTAAAGCAGCGGACAGTTTGTCATTTTTAGTGCTACTTGTAAAGAACCAGTTGCACCACATTGTTCATGCAATATATACAACACGCAGCAAACTGGAATTTTGGGTAGGAAAGTAAAATGGAACTACGTTGAAACTATGAAAGTTTGGTTGAAATGAACAATGTTAAGTGATTGAAACTGGATATTTTCCCTTGATCCTCTTAATCTCTGCTGAAGGACAACGCGCCCATGTTGTCATCATACAAAGGATCTCATTTGCTTTACCAACCATAAGAGGTCTTAAGTATCTAAAAAGGTACAAAACTGATGCAAATTGAGCTTAATGAGATTAGAGGCTTTAGGATGAACTAGTTAATAAAGGTCATTTCAAGCAAAGAAACCTTCAAGGTTGAAAGTGCCGCAGCCATGTTAAAGTCCAAGGATAAAGACCCAGGCCCCCGAGGAGACCTGCAGTCTTAAGAAAAAAGATGTTTAATCTGCAGACTCCACATTAAAAATAGATAGCATGCTGAATTTCAAAGCACAAGCACTGTGGGCTTGTTACACAGGTCCATTGAGGAACCGAACCTTGAACAGCACAAAGACACCGATGGCTGCAAGAAATGAACCTGTTCACCTCTCCGAGCTGCTCCATCCCAACATGCTACTGCCCGGTGCCTCAGGTCAGATGATCAGCTGCTCCTGaggtaaaatttaaaaagtttaaaaaatgcGCAGACACACCATTTTATTATCAACACTTCTCATCCTGAGCACCAGGGAATATTTTAAATGCCACCCAAAGTGTACACAACCCATTTAATATCATCCTTGCCTTTACAGCAGCTGTGAAATGCCAAATGCTTTCATTTAGACAGAAATAGGGTGCCTGAAAGTGTTGATTAACTCCGCTCACAGGCTCAGTACCTATTCATACATCCATTCAAAGAGAAGCATGCCTGCACTTTTAATCAATGTCCAGTTATGTTTCCAAATCCGTACGACGCACAataccgccacctagtggccggAAACTGGCCACTACTTTGGCCAACTAGAAAAAGTTAAACCCATCGCGTGGCTTTGTCATTTAACCTTGCAAGTAACAGGGTTTCTGTTTAACACTGCCAACGGCACATTTTAGAAATCACATCATGTCATTATTTGTTTCCTTTCCTACGTTTGGGCTTAAGCGTTTACTGCTCAAAAAGACTGATTTTATCCACCAGTTTATTACATGTGCATCCCCTCCCTCCACAGTAGAATCCTCCACCTCACACTGGATGGTTCCTGATGTTGACCGACACCTGCAGCGCAGTGTGCACCATCACCGACAGAAGATACAGTCGCAGCCTTTACGCGCGCCTCGCAACAGATGGTGGAAACAATGTCCGCGTCATAACCGTGGTCCTTAAAACAACCGAAGAAGGGGTTCCAGCCAGCAGGAAACAGCCGTTAacttttgggatttttttttttctccgatGGATTTTTTAAATAACTCCAATTCGATGGACGCAAATtcatcaacagcaacaagtaGGTTGATCAGCCGGTAATATGATCTAATACATGACACCGCGTTTAAGCccctttaaaacacaaaaagggTATTTTTTGTCTCTATTCTCTGGCATCCCTCACGATTCCATCCGTCAGCCTGTAGATTTCTACTTTGTGAATGACTGTTTTCTAAAACCATTGACTGGGATAAATAATCGATCCTCGACGTTTATACTCCTAATTGTGTCTATCTGTTTTAAATTTACACAGTAAAATCAGCACCTCTTCTCATTTTCAGGATCATTTATCCATTTCCATCCTGCATCCTGTACTTCCTTTCATGCAGGAGTCCATCTGACAACGCATCTGCCCAGATAAAGCAATATTTCTAGCTTACGTAAGCATGCAATGGTCATCCAGGGCTTCAGACATTGAAACTGCtttaatgggggaaaaaattacAAAATGAGAGTTTCTTTCTGGAAAAACTTCTCCTTTTTTGTGTCAATAGCTGCAGAGGGGACTCCTCAAAGCAGTGCCGTCCTTCCTGTCATCTTCGGAATCATCTGTCTCCTCGGGATCGTGGCGAACTCCGCTGTCATCTACACCATCGTGCAAAAGACCAAGTGTCACGCGAAGCAGACGGTTCCGGATATCTTCATCCTGAACCTGTCTGTTGTCGATCTCTTGTTTCTCCTAGGGATGCCGTTCCTAATCCACCAGTTGCTGGGTAACGGCACCTGGCATTTTGGTGGCGTCATGTGTACAGTCATCACCGCTCTTGATTCCAACAGTCAGATCGTCAGCACCTACATCCTCACTGCGATGACGCTGGACCGGTACTTGGCTACGGTCCATCCGATTCGCTTCAACTACATCCGCACGCCACGTGTGGCGGCGCTGGTCATCGGGTTGGTATGGGGCATGTCTGTGCTCACCATCATTCCCGTGTGGATGTACGCGGGCCTGATGCCTCTGCCGGATGGCTCGGTGGCCTGCGCCCTCCTCCTGCCAAACCCGGTCTCGGACACATACTGGTTTACGCTGTACCAGTTCTTCTTGGCATTCGCTCTCCCTTTAGCCGTCATCTGCTTGGTGTTCTTCAAGATCCTGCAGCACATGTCAGCCAGCGTGGCGCCGCTGCCCCCACGGAGTTTAAGGGTGCGGACCAGAAAGGTCACCAGGATGGCGGTGATGATTTGTCTGGCTTTTTTCATCTGCTGGGCCCCGTATTATGTTCTCCAACTGGTCCACTTAGGGGTGCAGAATCCAAGCCTGGCTTTTTCTTACGCCTACAACATAGCCATAAGCATGGGTTATGCCAACAGCTGCATAAACCCGTTCCTCTACATCATGCAAAGCGAGACCTTCAGGAAGCAGCTTCTCAGAGCCGTACGCCCGGTTCATCGGAAGGTCCGTGTCAACCCCAGCACCACCGATGAGGGCAGCGTGCGTGTGAGAATGGTGCCCCAAGAGCCTCAGCAGGATGAAGCCTCTGGCGAGATGAGGCCGTCCAATGTGGGCTCAGAATAGCTGCAATAATTCAttaaagggaaggaaaaaaacaacccacaatGGATGAAAATCTCCACATCTGCAATCTGCATCTGGAAGTAAAAGCATCAAAATATCCCTTTTAATCAAACCGAGTGACTCACGTGGTTTTGATTCACGTATATTGTTGAAGGCATCAAATATTTACACAGCTTTAACGATTTAAAGTTAACTGTTATGACCGTGAAGCTCGTGTTTGTGTGAAAGTGCTTTGCTTAGTTGTAATTGGTGCCTGCTTAAATGCTCAAAGGCATCATGGGCTGACAACCGCAGCTCGGCTCTGAAGAGGCGCATTTGCATGTTTTGGCACCTCTTTCAcgaaatgaataataaatacaaTGACACTCATTTATACGATTAAACCCACAGATCACGAACAGGCCACTTCTTTTGTGTCATATTCTCCATCTAAACTGGTGTCTTGTTGGACGGTAGGTGGATGGATCCTTTTTAATTAGCGTGAGCATCATCCCCGCAGGTTTTCCTAtctcagaaaaaaaggaaattaaccTCAGGTTTCTAACAGGTTAGGGAACCTTAGTGCACATCATTTTCCACATAATTGCGCCTGTTTTTCCGTACATCTCCCCCACAGTGGGCACAGACTCCTATAGCTAACGGGGAATTGTTCTGCTCGACTGTCCCTCTCATTAATTATTGTATTAAGATTTCAAAAATTCCTGTTTACCAAATATAGTGAGTAAGGAGTTCAGCTTGTCAAGAGGACAGAATAGCTTCCTAATCCCTTAAAACACTCATTTCAGGAATTTTGATGTTTTATAACATGGAATCTGCACTTAAAAATTGGCAGaagtcggggggggggtgggggggtgctgttgGAAGGTGAAATCATGGTCTGCTTATGAAAGGCCAGCATGGGGGAGGTCAACAGACAACAGGCAACAACCCTGCAACATCAAAGGCTTTGAGAAGATCTTGGTGTACACCAGTCATCGATGTGACGTGGTTGTCGTGTGCTGCGTCTGCCTCGCTCGCCCCCGTCATCGCACACCTCCTTTTCTCTTCGTGAACTCGACCAAGCTGCTCTTTTGGATGGAAACGATTGAGATGCACAATCCCTCCTCTGGTGCGAGACCATCAAAGGTTCGATCCCTGCGAGGAGCAGAAACGCAGCACAATGTTGATATAAATGATTTATAATGGCCCTTCTCAAAGCAGAACACTGACTTTAGCTGAGATCAGTATGTGCACGGATTGCTCAAGGTCAGATTTGGCAAAGTGTTTTTCCACTGAGTACTGCGGCATAAAAGAAATCAACGAATCTGAAGTTGCGCTGATATTTCGAGGATTTTCTGTCATATTCAAGTGCGAAATTCCATCATTTTCTCCTTCAGACAGTCTGAATGCCGAAAGACTTCCCTTGATGTGAGGTGTCATGTGCGTTGGATGAGCTTATGTTacatgtatttatgtatatttgtgttttaGAATGTCGTTTCCCTCCAGAAAGGTCTTTTGTAATTGTGTACATCTGCACTCTTGTTCGAAACTTAACTGGTTCGCTGCTTGTGGtggaaatgtgaaataaaaatcaGACTAAAGTTGCAGCgtcattgttattattttaaaagttcCCAGTCCAGAAACGTTGGTAGAGAAAGTGGGTGTAATAACAATCACAGCAAATCGAAATCAATATTAAAACGCATAAATGGTTTGGCCAAATGGCAGTAATGATGAATTCTAATAAGTAATTGTGGTATTCATTTGAAGATTAGAGAAGCAGGCCTGGCCCAGAGCAAACGTGAGTCTCACTGAAATGAAATTGTAATAATTAAAGACTTGTTTCTCCTTATTACAAATAAAGCTGCAGGCCAAATTAGCTTGTTATTGGAATTTATATGTTCGTTTAAGTGTTAATTAGAGCACCGATTGGAACACGAGCACTGGCTAAAACACTGAAACATCTGTGGTAGTTGTTACGTCAACGGTCATGGGAGGCCGTAACTATTGcaagtgtgtgttcttgtttacATGGATTCTGGGAGAACCCACTGGGAATCGTTCAGGCAGCATCGGACACTGGAAGCCAACACAAGCTGGTGGGGGCGGCAAAGCAAAATGTGTGGATTGTTTAAAACTTAAATACAAGTCTTCTTCAGagattttcctcttcctcttcctcttcaaagACCACAACAGTGCCGgaatgtgcgtgtttgtgtgcacgtgtgtgttcttgGTCATgtgagtgaggacatttttgggaagtgacgtctttggctggtcctcacaaaatCAAAGGACTGTGTGAGGATCATGACTTGGTTTTTAGGGCAAAAGTTCAGGTTGAGGGGTTAAAGGTCGGCGGAGGGGGCGTGGTTTTATCATTAACTGAATTTTAATTTGAGACCCAATGGTTGCGTAGTTCCCaatgaataaatgcattttctttCCTGGCTTCCGTTTCTTTTTTGTCCGCTAACTGTAAGCCAGATATTTTTGATAAATGCGAATAGAAAAGTCTGACAAGGGGAGGggatgaaatgaaaagaaactttAGAAAGTCCTCTTCTAATCACGcatgaaaaagaaacacaaaagcagTATTCAGAATCACTTTTACTTCCTTTTATCAGTCGTCAGAGCTTAAAACAGACACGTGAGCTTCTTTAACTCTTAAGCTTTAAGGTTAAATAAGGTTCTGATGTGCCAAAGCCGAGAAGGTCGCCCCACACGTATAAGACGACCCAAAAAGCTGAGCCACTGCACGTTTCCCCAGCTCAGGAGATTCTTTGTTGCCCTCCCAGCCTGTGGCACTTTCAGGCCCCAGTCAGAGGGTCCTTCCTGCAGCCTTTCTGACTTTGGTGCCATCAGTGCTGAGTTTGGACAGATGTGCTTGCAGGGATTTGAACCCtggtctcccagcagcaccagtggtGGGATACAGCTCACATGGACGCTACAACAGAATGCAGATGCTCCAACCCTCTTGGTTCCTTCCTTAGATAACTGGGCTGCTGAGATAATGAATTTCCTCTTGTATGTCTTAGGTTTTCCATGGTTTTATTCCTGAGACACTGTTAGTTTCCTCTGATTTTTCCTTCAccaccattgtgtgtgtgtgtgtgctaaaacTGCCTCCTGCCTGCATGGAATCTTCTTTCAAAATCCTGTTGATCTTGATCTTGTTGAATTCTAATAGTTTCTTTTCACTGTTAAGATAAACGATaaaaggcagacacacacaagcactcGGCAGAACTTGAAACCCCAGCTGGGTGAAGCTGTGTGCTGAGACGCTCCTTTGTGCGATCACTCAAGACAAACCGTCGGCACTTTCAACCGCTCCCTCAGCTTCTCTCTCACCACTGTAGGCAAATGAGAGGTTAGAGGCCATTTCCA from Takifugu flavidus isolate HTHZ2018 chromosome 6, ASM371156v2, whole genome shotgun sequence encodes the following:
- the grb2a gene encoding growth factor receptor-bound protein 2a isoform X3; translation: MEANALHDFTATSEDELSFEKGSIVKVRCSHILKKGPHWHRAEQEGREGLVPNNYVKMLPAPFKNGVQHFKVLRDGAGKYFLWVVKFNSLNLLVNYHQKSSISRTEKIFLCLPDMCTAVFDFDGKEANELSFKAGDCIVVLEKSHADWWKGSCNGKVGDFPRTYVKSTEY
- the grb2a gene encoding growth factor receptor-bound protein 2a isoform X4: MEANALHDFTATSEDELSFEKGSIVKILKKGPHWHRAEQEGREGLVPNNYVKMLPAPFKNGVQHFKVLRDGAGKYFLWVVKFNSLNLLVNYHQKSSISRTEKIFLCLPDMCTAVFDFDGKEANELSFKAGDCIVVLEKSHADWWKGSCNGKVGDFPRTYVKSTEY
- the grb2a gene encoding growth factor receptor-bound protein 2a isoform X1 translates to MEANALHDFTATSEDELSFEKGSIVKVRCSHILKKGPHWHRAEQEGREGLVPNNYVKMLPAPWFSPDVTKDEAERLLHLYPEGGFIMRESQGTSGDFVLSVRFKNGVQHFKVLRDGAGKYFLWVVKFNSLNLLVNYHQKSSISRTEKIFLCLPDMCTAVFDFDGKEANELSFKAGDCIVVLEKSHADWWKGSCNGKVGDFPRTYVKSTEY
- the grb2a gene encoding growth factor receptor-bound protein 2a isoform X2: MEANALHDFTATSEDELSFEKGSIVKILKKGPHWHRAEQEGREGLVPNNYVKMLPAPWFSPDVTKDEAERLLHLYPEGGFIMRESQGTSGDFVLSVRFKNGVQHFKVLRDGAGKYFLWVVKFNSLNLLVNYHQKSSISRTEKIFLCLPDMCTAVFDFDGKEANELSFKAGDCIVVLEKSHADWWKGSCNGKVGDFPRTYVKSTEY
- the mchr1a gene encoding melanin-concentrating hormone receptor 1; its protein translation is MDFLNNSNSMDANSSTATTAEGTPQSSAVLPVIFGIICLLGIVANSAVIYTIVQKTKCHAKQTVPDIFILNLSVVDLLFLLGMPFLIHQLLGNGTWHFGGVMCTVITALDSNSQIVSTYILTAMTLDRYLATVHPIRFNYIRTPRVAALVIGLVWGMSVLTIIPVWMYAGLMPLPDGSVACALLLPNPVSDTYWFTLYQFFLAFALPLAVICLVFFKILQHMSASVAPLPPRSLRVRTRKVTRMAVMICLAFFICWAPYYVLQLVHLGVQNPSLAFSYAYNIAISMGYANSCINPFLYIMQSETFRKQLLRAVRPVHRKVRVNPSTTDEGSVRVRMVPQEPQQDEASGEMRPSNVGSE